In a single window of the Zea mays cultivar B73 chromosome 5, Zm-B73-REFERENCE-NAM-5.0, whole genome shotgun sequence genome:
- the LOC100281364 gene encoding uncharacterized protein LOC100281364, protein MIDAMQAVSLISCNIANAVPHLTRPSPHACALTHTHTIYLSTYTLPACLQLQLQPITIYTQLASFTYRKHPDRQDQRQRQRCRQEAGRALHSPTPAETKVMAQLPPRAPGGAAPQDHWSAAGEFLGFAAARRGAHRRSASDSAAFLEALPMEDVIGGDGFDRLDDDQLMSMFSDVDAPAVSAGDAAQLMDVADADADADDDGSAASSRAAADGVAADPKRVKRILANRQSAQRSRVRKLQYISELERSVTGLQMEVSALSPRVAFLDHQRSLLTVGNSHLKQRIAALAQDKIFKDAHQEALKKEIERLRHVYQQQQQQQQIKVATTGGADIAAAASMQARQELLACEGAAIR, encoded by the exons ATGATCGATGCAATGCAAGCAGTCTCTCTCATCTCATGCAATATTGCAAACGCAGTGCCCCACCTCACAAGGCCATCCCCCCATGCATGTgcactcacacacacacacaccataTATCTCTCCACCTACACCCTGCCTGCCTGCTTGCAATTGCAATTGCAACCAATAACCATATACACACAGCTAGCTAGCTTCACATATCGCAAGCACCCAGATCGGCAGGACCAGCGGCAGCGGCAACGGTGCCGGCAAGAAGCAGGCCGCGCGCTCCACTCTCCGACCCCGGCCGAAACAAAGGTGATGGCGCAGCTGCCGCCGAGGGCGCCGGGGGGCGCCGCGCCGCAGGACCACTGGTCGGCGGCGGGGGAGTTCCTGGGGTTCGCCGCGGCCAGACGCGGCGCGCACCGCCGCTCGGCGAGCGACTCGGCCGCGTTCCTCGAGGCCCTGCCCATGGAAGACGTCATCGGCGGCGACGGCTTCGACCGCCTCGACGACGACCAGCTCATGTCCATGTTCTCCGACGTCGACGCGCCGGCCGTCTCCGCCGGGGACGCGGCGCAGCTCATGGACGTGGCGGACGCCGACGCGGACGCGGACGACGACGGGTCGGCCGCCTCGTCGCGCGCCGCCGCGGACGGCGTCGCCGCTGACCCCAAAAGGGTCAAGAG GATATTAGCAAACAGGCAGTCAGCGCAAAGGTCACGAGTCAGGAAGCTACAGTACATCTCCGAGCTCGAACGGAGTGTCACCGGTCTCCAG ATGGAGGTGTCAGCGCTGTCCCCTCGCGTGGCCTTCCTCGACCACCAGCGATCGCTGCTCACCGTCGGCAACAGCCACCTCAAGCAACGAATCGCGGCGCTCGCCCAAGACAAGATCTTCAAGGATG CTCATCAAGAGGCGCTGAAGAAGGAGATCGAGCGGCTACGCCATGtgtaccagcagcagcagcagcagcagcagatcaAGGTGGCCACCACCGGCGGCGCCGACATCGCCGCGGCCGCCTCCATGCAGGCCAGGCAAGAGCTGCTCGCGTGCGAGGGCGCTGCCATTCGATAG